In one window of Burkholderia cenocepacia DNA:
- the msrQ gene encoding protein-methionine-sulfoxide reductase heme-binding subunit MsrQ, with translation MPPSTLTPARAASTGPAARGARAGGSRPAAPRWLAPAKVLVFAAGLYPLARLVLFGLTDRLGANPIEFITRSTGLWTLVLLCVTLAVTPVRRMTGFAPLLRFRRMIGLFAFFYATLHFTTYLWFDKWFDVVAILKDVGKRPFITVGFAAFVLLIPLAATSPRAMVRRLGRHWATLHSAIYAIALFGVLHFWWMRAGKHNLAQPKFYAAIVAVLLGWRLVAWGWRRVRA, from the coding sequence ATGCCTCCTTCGACGCTCACGCCTGCGCGTGCCGCCAGCACCGGGCCGGCCGCGCGAGGGGCGCGCGCGGGAGGGAGCCGGCCCGCCGCGCCGCGCTGGCTCGCACCGGCCAAGGTGCTGGTGTTCGCGGCCGGCCTCTATCCGCTCGCGCGCCTCGTGCTGTTCGGGCTGACCGACCGGCTCGGTGCAAACCCGATCGAGTTCATCACGCGCTCGACGGGCCTGTGGACGCTCGTCCTGTTGTGCGTCACGCTTGCCGTCACGCCGGTCAGGCGCATGACGGGTTTCGCGCCGCTGTTGCGCTTTCGCCGGATGATCGGGCTGTTCGCGTTCTTTTACGCGACGCTGCATTTCACGACCTACCTGTGGTTCGACAAGTGGTTCGACGTCGTCGCGATCCTGAAGGACGTCGGCAAGCGCCCGTTCATCACGGTCGGCTTCGCTGCGTTCGTGCTGCTGATCCCGCTTGCCGCGACGTCGCCGCGCGCGATGGTGCGCCGACTCGGTCGGCACTGGGCGACGCTGCACAGCGCCATCTATGCGATCGCGCTATTCGGCGTGCTGCACTTCTGGTGGATGCGCGCCGGCAAGCACAACCTCGCGCAGCCGAAGTTCTACGCGGCGATCGTCGCCGTGCTGCTCGGCTGGCGGCTGGTTGCGTGGGGATGGCGGCGCGTGCGCGCGTGA
- the cyaY gene encoding iron donor protein CyaY, with protein sequence MSDTEYLARAEAVLAAVERTVDVANDGDHDIDLERNGSVLTLTFENGSKIIVNLQPPMKEVWIAAKAGGFHYRFIDGEWRDTRTGTEFFSALTEYATQQAGLPITFGA encoded by the coding sequence ATGTCCGATACTGAATACCTGGCCCGTGCCGAGGCCGTGCTGGCGGCCGTCGAGCGTACCGTGGACGTCGCGAACGACGGCGATCACGACATCGATCTGGAGCGCAACGGCAGCGTGCTGACGCTGACGTTCGAGAACGGCTCGAAGATCATCGTCAACCTGCAGCCGCCGATGAAGGAAGTGTGGATCGCCGCGAAGGCAGGCGGATTCCACTATCGTTTCATCGACGGCGAATGGCGCGATACGCGCACCGGTACCGAATTCTTCTCGGCGCTCACCGAGTACGCGACCCAGCAGGCTGGCCTGCCGATCACGTTCGGCGCGTGA
- the lptM gene encoding LPS translocon maturation chaperone LptM has translation MRVVFRMSAIVAALAILAGCGQSGALYLPTVPPMPKPIQPQNTPPSDVKPTDENASSDETPDTSGSPLMLSPELSSSASTPPAPASGPTATK, from the coding sequence ATGCGAGTCGTTTTCCGGATGAGCGCGATTGTAGCGGCTTTGGCGATTCTTGCCGGCTGCGGTCAAAGCGGCGCGCTCTATCTGCCCACCGTGCCTCCGATGCCCAAGCCGATCCAGCCGCAGAACACGCCGCCATCGGATGTGAAACCGACCGACGAAAACGCGTCGTCCGACGAGACGCCCGATACGTCCGGCTCGCCGCTCATGCTGTCGCCCGAGCTGTCGAGCAGCGCCTCGACCCCGCCCGCTCCGGCATCGGGCCCGACCGCCACGAAGTAA
- a CDS encoding competence protein ComA, with translation MAGRWVARFAQGRHRSTGIDVGAHEVRVAVVSRRGKCANVRVEGLEREPVGLAGGPEDARWAAVARSLAAAVSRLSASDVQCDVRGVMALHDDEMRTATLDLAGRGDIPDAARQAAERISGLAPDSLAFDWRHYGGVRSGEIAVAVAPLALLERRIDVAAQAGIDLTVIDGESVAVLRALRYAAQFELDAQGAYAVLWFYDAGVRGWRIEGRSAVPVLTLSGTLPEALPDALRRRVLGAVGCVFVAGDERCIARFDTSVAEIGDVLGTAVVPFDCTGWDGQPCARAGMPGGPAFAVAFGLALRGVWE, from the coding sequence ATGGCAGGACGATGGGTGGCACGGTTTGCACAGGGCAGGCACCGGTCGACGGGAATCGACGTCGGTGCGCACGAGGTGAGGGTGGCCGTGGTGAGCCGGCGCGGCAAGTGCGCGAATGTGCGCGTCGAGGGGCTCGAGCGGGAGCCGGTCGGGTTGGCGGGCGGGCCGGAAGACGCGCGTTGGGCAGCCGTCGCGCGGTCGCTGGCGGCCGCCGTGTCGCGGCTATCGGCGTCCGATGTGCAGTGCGACGTGCGCGGCGTGATGGCGCTGCACGATGACGAGATGCGTACCGCGACGCTCGATCTGGCCGGGCGCGGCGACATCCCGGACGCCGCGCGGCAAGCGGCCGAACGCATTTCGGGGCTGGCGCCGGATAGTCTGGCGTTCGACTGGCGGCATTACGGCGGCGTACGGTCCGGCGAGATCGCGGTGGCGGTGGCGCCGCTGGCGCTGCTCGAACGGCGGATCGACGTGGCCGCCCAGGCCGGTATCGACCTGACGGTGATCGACGGCGAGTCGGTTGCCGTGCTGCGCGCGCTGCGCTATGCCGCGCAGTTCGAACTCGACGCGCAGGGTGCCTACGCCGTGCTGTGGTTCTATGACGCGGGCGTGCGCGGCTGGCGCATCGAGGGCCGGTCGGCTGTCCCGGTGCTCACGCTGTCCGGCACGTTGCCGGAAGCGCTTCCCGATGCATTGCGTCGGCGCGTGCTCGGAGCCGTGGGTTGCGTATTCGTCGCCGGGGACGAGCGATGTATCGCCCGCTTCGACACGTCCGTCGCCGAGATTGGCGATGTGCTCGGCACGGCGGTGGTGCCGTTCGACTGCACGGGGTGGGACGGCCAGCCGTGCGCGCGCGCCGGCATGCCGGGCGGCCCGGCGTTTGCCGTCGCATTCGGGCTGGCGTTGCGCGGGGTGTGGGAGTGA
- the ccsB gene encoding c-type cytochrome biogenesis protein CcsB, with translation MDLTQVSSSRTASAPAPASSPLFDERPFLARLSLFDWLFALALVAGAGYALVHYNAHMDYYDKAVMIGTVPALVALGWRWKPARLMMASIAVLSLLSIQIYQGDLARADSAFFLKYFLSSQSAILWMSALFVLATIFYWIGLLARSETGAAIGQKLTWVAVLMGFTGLMVRWYESYLIGADVGHIPVSNLYEVFVLFSLITALLYLYYEGHYGTRSLGAFVLLVISAAVGFLMWYSVARDAQQIQPLVPALQSWWMKIHVPANFIGYGSFALSAMVSVAYLMKERGILADRLPTLEVLDDVMYKSIAVGFAFFTIATILGALWAAEAWGGYWSWDPKETWALIVWLNYAAWLHMRLMKGLRGAVAAWWALTGLLVTTFAFLGVNMFLSGLHSYGKL, from the coding sequence ATGGATCTCACGCAAGTTTCCTCTTCCCGTACGGCGTCGGCTCCGGCGCCGGCGTCGTCGCCGTTGTTCGATGAGCGGCCGTTCCTCGCACGCCTGTCGCTGTTCGACTGGCTGTTTGCCCTGGCGCTGGTGGCGGGCGCGGGTTATGCGCTCGTGCACTACAACGCGCACATGGATTATTACGACAAGGCGGTGATGATCGGCACCGTGCCGGCGCTCGTCGCGCTCGGCTGGCGCTGGAAGCCGGCGCGGCTGATGATGGCGTCGATCGCCGTGCTGTCGCTGCTGTCGATCCAGATCTACCAGGGCGATCTCGCCCGCGCCGATTCGGCGTTCTTCCTCAAGTACTTCCTGTCGAGCCAGTCGGCGATCCTGTGGATGAGCGCGTTGTTCGTGCTCGCGACGATCTTCTATTGGATCGGCCTGCTCGCGCGCTCCGAAACGGGCGCCGCGATCGGCCAGAAGCTCACGTGGGTTGCCGTGCTGATGGGCTTCACGGGGCTGATGGTGCGCTGGTACGAGTCCTACCTGATCGGTGCGGACGTCGGGCATATCCCCGTGTCGAACCTGTATGAAGTGTTCGTCCTGTTCAGCCTGATCACCGCGCTGCTTTATCTGTATTACGAGGGCCACTACGGCACGCGTTCGCTCGGCGCGTTCGTGCTGCTGGTCATCAGCGCGGCGGTCGGCTTTCTGATGTGGTACTCGGTCGCGCGCGATGCGCAGCAGATCCAGCCGCTCGTGCCGGCGCTGCAAAGCTGGTGGATGAAGATCCACGTGCCGGCGAACTTCATCGGCTACGGCAGCTTCGCGCTGTCGGCGATGGTGTCGGTCGCGTACCTGATGAAGGAACGCGGCATCCTCGCCGATCGCCTGCCGACGCTCGAAGTGCTCGATGACGTGATGTACAAGTCGATCGCGGTCGGTTTCGCGTTCTTCACGATCGCGACGATCCTCGGCGCGCTGTGGGCGGCCGAAGCGTGGGGCGGCTACTGGAGCTGGGACCCGAAGGAAACCTGGGCGCTGATCGTGTGGCTGAACTACGCGGCGTGGCTGCACATGCGGCTGATGAAGGGCCTGCGCGGCGCGGTGGCCGCGTGGTGGGCGCTCACCGGCCTGCTGGTCACGACGTTCGCGTTCCTCGGCGTCAACATGTTCCTGTCCGGGCTGCACAGCTACGGCAAGCTGTAA
- a CDS encoding penicillin-binding protein 1A, which translates to MPMQSTTPTSPPPAPEPKKRPWWQKVLLGFAAMCVALVVAGGLVLGYALVVAWPNMPSLDALTDYRPKVPLRIYTSDHVLIGEFGEERRDVVHFKDVPDSLKKAILAIEDARFYDHGGVDLTGIIRAGFVALTNGHASQGASTITMQVARNFFLSSEKTYTRKIYEMLLAYRIERALTKDQILEVYMNQIYLGQRAYGFASAARVYFGKDLKDITLAEAAMLAGLPKAPSAYNPVVNPKRAKVRQEYILQRMLELNFITREQYDEAAAQPLVVKGPGRDFSVHAEYVAEMVRQMMYAQYREETYTRGFNVVTTIDSADQQVAYTALRKGIMDYERRHGYRGPEGFIELPAGADDREQAIDDALLEHPDNGELIAAVVTAASPRQITVAFIDGSTATIEGDNLRFASGALSANAQPNRRIRPGAIVRVVKNDAGKWSITQLPQVEGAFLSIVPQDGAIRSLVGGFDYNKNKFNHVTQAWRQPGSSFKPFIYSASLDKGLGPATVINDGPLYFSAAETGGQPWEPKNYGGGFEGPMSMRTALQRSRNLVSIRILNNIGTKYAQQYITRFGFDADRHPAYLPMALGAGQVTPLQMAGAYSVFANGGYRVNPYLIAEVTDPNGAIVARAQPLVAEQNAPRAIDARNAYVMNSLLQSVAQRGTGARTNVLKRTDLAGKTGTTNDSHDAWFAGYQHTLAAIAWIGYDNPRSLGDRETGGGLSLPVWIEYMGAALKGVPEFKPTVPDGVESLGGELYFTEFTPGHGFVSTVGVPQAPAAQNVDEAVPHVDEQEKQDIMNLFRGH; encoded by the coding sequence ATGCCTATGCAATCCACGACTCCTACGTCCCCGCCTCCCGCCCCGGAGCCGAAGAAGCGGCCCTGGTGGCAAAAAGTCCTGCTCGGCTTCGCCGCGATGTGCGTGGCCCTCGTCGTGGCCGGCGGCCTCGTGCTCGGCTACGCGCTCGTCGTGGCCTGGCCGAACATGCCGTCGCTCGACGCGCTGACCGACTACCGCCCGAAGGTGCCGCTGCGCATCTATACGTCCGATCACGTGCTGATCGGCGAATTCGGCGAGGAGCGCCGCGACGTCGTCCATTTCAAGGACGTGCCCGACTCGCTGAAGAAGGCGATTCTCGCGATCGAGGACGCGCGCTTCTACGATCACGGCGGCGTCGACCTCACCGGCATCATCCGCGCCGGCTTCGTCGCGCTGACGAACGGCCACGCGTCGCAGGGGGCGAGCACGATCACGATGCAGGTGGCGCGCAACTTCTTCCTGTCGAGCGAGAAGACCTACACGCGCAAGATCTACGAGATGCTGCTCGCGTACCGGATCGAGCGCGCGCTGACGAAGGATCAGATTCTCGAGGTCTACATGAATCAGATCTATCTCGGCCAGCGCGCGTACGGCTTCGCGAGCGCCGCGCGGGTCTATTTCGGCAAGGACCTGAAGGACATCACGCTCGCGGAAGCCGCGATGCTCGCGGGGCTGCCGAAGGCGCCGTCCGCGTATAACCCGGTCGTCAACCCGAAGCGCGCGAAGGTGCGCCAGGAATACATCCTCCAGCGGATGCTCGAGCTGAACTTCATCACGCGCGAACAGTACGACGAAGCCGCCGCGCAGCCGCTCGTCGTCAAGGGGCCGGGCCGCGATTTCAGCGTGCACGCCGAGTACGTCGCGGAAATGGTCAGACAGATGATGTACGCGCAGTATCGCGAGGAAACCTACACGCGCGGCTTCAACGTCGTCACGACGATCGATTCCGCGGACCAGCAGGTCGCGTACACCGCGCTGCGCAAGGGCATCATGGATTACGAGCGCCGCCACGGCTATCGCGGGCCGGAAGGCTTCATCGAGCTGCCGGCCGGCGCCGACGATCGCGAACAGGCGATCGACGACGCGCTGCTCGAGCATCCCGACAACGGCGAGCTGATCGCCGCGGTCGTGACGGCCGCGAGCCCGCGCCAGATCACGGTGGCGTTCATCGACGGCAGCACGGCGACGATCGAGGGCGACAACCTGCGCTTCGCGTCGGGCGCGCTGTCGGCCAACGCGCAGCCGAACCGCCGCATCCGCCCCGGCGCGATCGTCCGCGTCGTGAAGAACGACGCCGGCAAATGGTCGATCACGCAGTTGCCGCAGGTCGAAGGCGCGTTCCTGTCGATCGTCCCGCAGGACGGGGCGATCCGCTCGCTCGTCGGCGGCTTCGACTACAACAAGAACAAGTTCAACCACGTCACGCAGGCGTGGCGGCAACCGGGTTCGTCGTTCAAGCCGTTCATCTACTCGGCGTCGCTCGACAAGGGCCTCGGGCCGGCGACCGTGATCAACGACGGCCCGCTGTATTTCAGCGCCGCGGAAACGGGCGGCCAGCCGTGGGAGCCGAAGAACTACGGCGGCGGCTTCGAGGGCCCGATGTCGATGCGCACCGCGCTGCAGCGCTCGCGCAACCTCGTATCGATCCGGATTCTCAACAACATCGGCACGAAATACGCGCAGCAATACATCACGCGCTTCGGCTTCGACGCCGATCGCCATCCGGCCTACCTGCCGATGGCGCTCGGCGCCGGCCAGGTCACGCCGCTGCAGATGGCCGGCGCGTACTCGGTCTTCGCGAACGGCGGCTATCGCGTCAATCCGTACCTGATCGCCGAGGTCACCGATCCGAACGGCGCGATCGTCGCGCGCGCGCAGCCGCTCGTCGCGGAGCAGAATGCGCCGCGCGCGATCGACGCACGCAATGCCTATGTGATGAACAGCCTGCTGCAGAGTGTCGCGCAGCGCGGCACGGGTGCCCGGACCAACGTGCTCAAGCGCACCGACCTCGCGGGCAAGACCGGCACGACGAACGACTCGCACGACGCGTGGTTCGCCGGCTACCAGCACACGCTCGCCGCAATCGCGTGGATCGGCTACGACAATCCGCGCAGCCTCGGCGATCGCGAAACCGGCGGCGGCCTGTCGCTGCCGGTCTGGATCGAGTACATGGGTGCGGCGCTGAAGGGCGTGCCCGAGTTCAAGCCGACGGTGCCGGACGGTGTCGAATCGCTCGGCGGCGAACTGTACTTCACCGAATTCACGCCGGGGCACGGCTTCGTGTCGACGGTCGGCGTGCCGCAGGCGCCGGCCGCGCAGAACGTCGACGAGGCCGTGCCGCACGTCGACGAGCAGGAAAAGCAGGACATCATGAACCTGTTCCGCGGCCACTGA
- a CDS encoding cytochrome c biogenesis protein ResB — protein MSVTTSGLQSKSSQGASKRAVELLSSMRFAIALLVVLSIASIIGTVLTQDDPYPNYVNQFGPFWADIFRSLSLYTVYSAWWFMLILIFLVVSISLCVIRNAPKMLADAKSWKDKVREGSLRAFHHKAEYTASGTRASVAATLATFVTKAGYKHVVRETDGATLISAKRGAMTKWGYISAHLAIVVICIGGLLDSNLPIKFQMWIFGKSPVNTSATISEISPDHRLSASNPTFRGYAWVPEGQFVSTAILNQPSGSLIQDLPFSIQLDKFIVDYYTTGMPKLFASDIVVIDRETGRKIPARVEVNKPFTYKGVSIYQSSFQDGGSQMQMTAYPMTGSQAATVPVKGTIGSSAPLQVPGADGDTIEFSDFRAINVENMADAKGKPDVRGVATTSSLKEVFDERLGSGAKTSKPTQLHNIGPSVQYKIRGKDGQAREFNNYMLPVDMNGERVFLAGVRASPNDPFRYMRIPADSQDSIGEWMRLRAALEDPAVRTEAAARFAQRSLPGDASLRGRLQDSASKVLTLFAASDDSIGRGADGQPVGGFQAVATFIDRSVPKGEQEKAASLLLRMLEGSMWEVWQIARERAGEPAAQQGTDTIRFVQNAINALSDSFLYGSPVYLQLDSFKQVQASVFQLTRAPGKNLVYLGSLLLVAGIFSMFYVRERRLWFWLKDAGSGVDVVMAMSTARKTFDFEKEFVQTRDAAGAALRAAPRDAAPAGAASTARPPAGGGSDSENSTR, from the coding sequence ATGAGCGTTACCACGTCGGGGTTGCAGTCGAAGTCGAGTCAGGGTGCGTCGAAACGTGCGGTGGAGCTGCTGAGCTCGATGCGTTTCGCGATCGCGTTGCTGGTGGTGCTGTCGATCGCGAGCATCATCGGCACGGTCCTGACCCAGGACGATCCGTATCCGAACTACGTGAACCAGTTCGGGCCGTTCTGGGCGGACATCTTCCGCTCGCTCAGCCTGTACACCGTGTACAGCGCGTGGTGGTTCATGCTGATCCTGATCTTCCTCGTCGTGTCGATCTCGCTGTGCGTGATCCGCAACGCGCCGAAGATGCTCGCCGATGCGAAGAGCTGGAAGGACAAGGTCCGCGAAGGCAGCCTGCGCGCATTCCACCACAAGGCCGAGTACACGGCATCCGGCACGCGCGCGAGCGTCGCGGCGACGCTCGCCACGTTCGTCACGAAGGCCGGCTACAAGCACGTCGTGCGTGAAACCGACGGCGCGACGCTGATTTCCGCGAAGCGCGGCGCGATGACCAAGTGGGGCTACATTTCCGCGCACCTCGCGATCGTCGTGATCTGTATCGGCGGCCTGCTCGACAGCAACCTGCCGATCAAATTCCAGATGTGGATATTCGGCAAGAGCCCGGTCAACACGAGCGCGACGATCAGCGAGATTTCGCCCGACCATCGCCTCTCCGCGTCGAACCCGACGTTCCGCGGCTATGCGTGGGTGCCGGAGGGCCAGTTCGTGTCGACCGCGATCCTGAACCAGCCGAGCGGCTCGCTGATCCAGGATCTGCCGTTCTCGATCCAGCTCGACAAGTTCATCGTCGATTACTACACGACGGGCATGCCGAAGCTGTTCGCGAGCGACATCGTCGTGATCGATCGCGAGACCGGCCGGAAGATCCCGGCGCGAGTCGAGGTCAACAAGCCGTTCACGTACAAGGGCGTGTCGATCTACCAGTCGAGCTTCCAGGACGGCGGCTCGCAGATGCAGATGACGGCCTATCCGATGACCGGCAGCCAGGCGGCGACCGTCCCGGTGAAGGGCACGATCGGCAGCTCGGCGCCACTGCAGGTTCCGGGCGCCGACGGCGACACGATCGAGTTCTCCGACTTCCGTGCGATCAACGTCGAGAACATGGCCGACGCGAAAGGCAAGCCGGACGTACGCGGCGTCGCGACGACCAGCTCGCTGAAGGAAGTGTTCGACGAGCGACTCGGCTCGGGCGCGAAGACGTCGAAGCCGACGCAGCTCCACAACATCGGCCCGTCGGTGCAGTACAAGATTCGCGGCAAGGATGGCCAGGCGCGCGAATTCAACAACTACATGCTGCCTGTCGACATGAATGGCGAGCGCGTGTTCCTCGCCGGCGTGCGCGCGAGCCCGAACGATCCGTTCCGCTACATGCGGATCCCGGCCGACAGCCAGGATTCGATCGGCGAATGGATGCGCCTGCGGGCCGCGCTCGAGGACCCGGCGGTGCGTACCGAAGCCGCCGCACGCTTCGCGCAGCGCTCGCTGCCGGGCGACGCGTCGCTGCGCGGCCGTCTGCAGGACAGCGCCTCGAAGGTGCTGACCCTCTTTGCGGCGAGCGACGACAGCATCGGTCGCGGGGCGGACGGCCAGCCGGTCGGCGGCTTCCAGGCGGTGGCGACCTTCATCGACCGCTCGGTGCCGAAGGGCGAGCAGGAGAAGGCCGCGAGCCTGCTGCTGCGAATGCTCGAGGGCTCGATGTGGGAGGTTTGGCAGATTGCGCGCGAGCGTGCCGGCGAGCCGGCCGCGCAGCAGGGCACCGACACGATCCGCTTCGTGCAGAACGCGATCAACGCGCTATCCGACAGCTTCTTGTATGGATCGCCGGTCTATTTGCAGCTTGACTCATTCAAGCAGGTGCAAGCTTCGGTATTTCAGTTGACGCGCGCACCCGGCAAGAATCTGGTGTATCTTGGCAGCCTGCTGCTGGTCGCCGGCATCTTCTCGATGTTCTACGTGCGCGAGCGGCGACTCTGGTTCTGGCTGAAGGACGCCGGTTCGGGCGTCGATGTGGTGATGGCAATGTCCACGGCCCGCAAGACCTTCGATTTCGAGAAAGAATTCGTGCAGACGCGCGACGCGGCCGGCGCCGCCTTGCGCGCCGCACCTCGCGACGCCGCGCCCGCCGGTGCGGCTTCGACGGCCCGCCCGCCTGCCGGCGGCGGTTCCGATTCCGAGAATTCCACCCGGTAA
- a CDS encoding pilus assembly protein, translated as MTVLVHRPALRGGVGSGGLPRVSPAAVHATGCVLAFAAVLAGGIHLANSADWSGLAHSRALLAAAQTRAADAQRVLTAVGRRRDGHRASTRDDHAPHAPEWAALMLELADLAASSGLRGVSIEPQRADGAELDGRRTVHIAADGGFRALLHMVGGLARFPVLAVPTALRIERGMAAARVDMSVDVFPALPATAVAADNTPVRAAAPDADPFGEAGPAEAAGHAARLAGTIRDARAGLALFDDGDGVFTAVAPGDLLGAARVVRVERAAVMLATADGAQRLVLDDGGRP; from the coding sequence ATGACCGTGCTCGTGCATCGGCCGGCGCTGCGCGGAGGTGTCGGGTCGGGCGGCCTGCCGCGCGTGTCGCCGGCGGCCGTGCATGCCACGGGGTGCGTGCTGGCATTCGCCGCCGTGCTGGCCGGCGGCATTCATCTGGCGAATTCGGCCGACTGGAGCGGGCTGGCCCATAGTCGCGCGTTGCTCGCCGCAGCGCAGACGCGCGCGGCCGACGCGCAACGTGTGCTTACTGCTGTGGGACGACGACGCGACGGACATCGTGCGTCGACGCGCGACGATCACGCGCCGCATGCGCCGGAATGGGCGGCACTGATGCTGGAACTGGCCGATCTCGCCGCGTCGAGCGGGCTGCGCGGCGTATCGATCGAACCGCAGCGCGCCGATGGCGCGGAACTGGATGGCCGGCGCACCGTGCACATCGCCGCGGATGGCGGTTTTCGCGCGCTGCTGCACATGGTTGGCGGGCTCGCGCGCTTCCCGGTGCTGGCGGTACCGACGGCGCTGCGTATCGAGCGTGGCATGGCGGCGGCGCGGGTGGACATGTCCGTCGACGTGTTTCCGGCACTGCCGGCGACAGCGGTCGCGGCGGACAACACGCCGGTTCGCGCGGCGGCGCCCGACGCCGATCCGTTCGGCGAGGCTGGCCCGGCCGAAGCGGCGGGGCACGCGGCGCGCCTTGCCGGCACGATTCGCGACGCGCGCGCCGGTCTCGCGTTGTTCGATGACGGCGATGGCGTGTTCACCGCCGTCGCGCCTGGCGACCTGCTCGGGGCCGCGCGCGTGGTGCGCGTCGAGCGCGCGGCCGTGATGCTTGCGACGGCGGACGGAGCGCAGCGGCTCGTCCTGGACGACGGAGGCCGGCCATGA
- the msrP gene encoding protein-methionine-sulfoxide reductase catalytic subunit MsrP, with protein sequence MWIKRPLRNVLTGADIASSEITPRAVFENRRRVLQAAGLAAAGGLFGTSGTALAAYASPDSRAAKLAAKTNPKFVAIDKVTPFKDITSYNNFYEFGTDKSDPAQSAGTLRPRPWRVSVEGEVQHPKVFDLDELLKLAPLEERVYRLRCVEGWSMVIPWIGVPLSELIKRVQPTGNAKYVQFITLADPSQMPGLSTPVLDWPYSEGLRMDEAMNPLTLLTMGVYGQVLPNQNGAPVRIVVPWKYGFKSAKSLVKIRLVDKQPKTSWNTYAANEYGFYSNVNPNVDHPRWSQATERRIGEDGFFTPKRKTLMFNGYGDLVASMYQGMDLKRNF encoded by the coding sequence ATGTGGATCAAACGCCCTTTGCGTAACGTACTGACCGGCGCGGATATCGCGTCGAGCGAGATCACGCCGCGCGCGGTATTCGAGAACCGGCGGCGCGTGTTGCAGGCCGCCGGCCTCGCGGCCGCGGGCGGCCTGTTCGGCACCAGCGGCACGGCGCTCGCCGCATATGCGTCGCCCGACTCGCGAGCGGCGAAGCTCGCGGCAAAGACCAATCCGAAATTCGTCGCCATCGACAAGGTGACGCCGTTCAAGGACATCACGTCCTACAACAACTTCTACGAATTCGGCACCGACAAGAGCGACCCGGCGCAGAGCGCCGGCACGCTGCGGCCGCGCCCGTGGCGGGTGAGCGTCGAGGGCGAGGTCCAGCACCCGAAGGTGTTCGATCTCGACGAGCTGCTGAAGCTCGCGCCGCTCGAGGAGCGCGTGTACCGGCTGCGCTGCGTCGAGGGTTGGTCGATGGTGATCCCGTGGATCGGCGTGCCGCTGTCCGAGCTGATCAAGCGCGTGCAGCCGACCGGCAACGCGAAATACGTGCAGTTCATCACGCTGGCCGATCCGTCGCAGATGCCCGGCCTGTCGACGCCGGTGCTCGACTGGCCGTATTCGGAAGGGCTGCGGATGGACGAGGCGATGAATCCGCTGACGCTGCTGACGATGGGCGTCTACGGGCAGGTGCTGCCGAACCAGAATGGGGCGCCGGTGCGGATCGTCGTGCCGTGGAAGTACGGCTTCAAGAGTGCGAAGTCGCTCGTGAAGATCCGCCTCGTCGACAAGCAGCCGAAGACGAGCTGGAACACGTATGCGGCGAACGAGTACGGTTTTTATTCGAACGTGAACCCGAACGTCGATCATCCGCGCTGGAGCCAGGCCACCGAGCGGCGCATCGGCGAGGACGGCTTCTTCACGCCGAAGCGCAAGACGCTGATGTTCAACGGCTACGGCGATCTGGTCGCGTCGATGTATCAGGGCATGGACCTGAAGAGGAATTTCTGA
- a CDS encoding fimbrial protein produces the protein MAGHVAASGAAAVAPGQAVLGDFNLLPYRERLAQALRRRRVAQCGVAVLLGVLGAGLWTGAAGLSRWRVDAERAGVETRLRQLQPQVAAATRAANAAAAVAQRDAQAAALAAPYRRVAGLLATLTQVRADHIRLDALRMTSTGAVLDARAASYRAAARWLAAMAREQRDWRIDIEMLKPASDAPAATAGMPFRFSVQLRWHDAMSSRTVSGGGA, from the coding sequence ATGGCCGGTCACGTGGCGGCGAGCGGGGCCGCGGCGGTTGCGCCCGGGCAGGCGGTACTCGGCGACTTCAACCTGCTGCCGTACCGCGAGCGATTGGCGCAGGCGTTGCGGCGTCGCCGGGTCGCGCAGTGCGGTGTCGCGGTCCTGCTCGGCGTGCTCGGCGCGGGCCTGTGGACGGGCGCTGCCGGGTTGTCGCGGTGGCGGGTGGACGCCGAGCGTGCCGGTGTGGAGACGCGGCTGCGGCAGTTGCAGCCGCAGGTGGCGGCTGCGACACGCGCCGCCAATGCCGCTGCCGCCGTCGCGCAGCGCGACGCGCAAGCGGCTGCGCTGGCCGCGCCCTACCGGCGCGTGGCGGGGTTGCTCGCGACCCTCACGCAGGTGCGCGCCGATCATATCCGGCTCGACGCGCTGCGCATGACGTCGACCGGCGCCGTGCTCGATGCCCGTGCCGCGAGCTACCGGGCGGCTGCGCGATGGCTCGCCGCGATGGCGCGCGAGCAGCGCGACTGGCGGATCGATATAGAGATGTTGAAGCCTGCCTCGGACGCGCCGGCTGCCACGGCCGGAATGCCGTTCCGGTTCTCGGTGCAGTTGCGCTGGCACGACGCGATGTCGTCGCGGACGGTGTCGGGAGGTGGAGCATGA